The sequence GGCGTGGATCTTCTCCGCCAGTTCGGCCGCGGACAGCCTCGTCAGATCGGTCACTGCTCTTCCCCAAGAATGCGTGGCACCCGGAACCTGCCGTCCTCCGCAGCCGGAGCGCCTGCCAGCGCCTCCTGCTGGCTCAGGCCGGGACGGATCTCGTCGTCACGGAAGGTGTTCGTCAGCGGAACGGCGTGCGACATGGGCGGAATGTCGTCGGAGGCGACTTCGGCCACCTTCGCCACCGCGTCCAGGATCTGGTCCAGCTGGCCCGCGAAGACGTCCAGTTCTTCCTCGGTGACGGCCATCCTCGCCAGCCTGGCCAAATGCGCGACCTCGTCGCGGGAAATGTTCGACACGCGGGCGACTCCCGGGGTTTTCTCGATTCGCAAAGGCGCGGGTGTTGTCGATTTCGGGTGTTACCCAGGGCAGTCTATGGCGTGTGGCCCCGATCGCTCGTCGCGGGTCCGGGGCGCTGCGACTACCCATGCGGGGGTCGGAACTGTCACAATCATCGGTCGGCGAAGAGCACGAAGTGGACGAGCAGTGACGAGGTGAGGACGCTGGCCGAGGAAAGGGGTCCACGTTGTCTTTCCTGATCCGGGTGCAACTCCCGGACAGCCCCGGAACCCTCGGCGCCGTGGCGAGCGCCCTGGGTCTGGCCGGCGCGGACATACTCAGTGTGGACGTCGTCGAGCGCGGCAACGGCGTCGCGATCGACGATCTCGTGGTGGAGCTGCCGTCCGGCAGGCTCCCCGACACGCTCATCACGGCGGCCGAGAGCGTTGACGGTGTCGAAGTGGACGCGGTACGGCCGTACGCGGGGGTGCTCGACACCCACAGGGAGCTCGAACTCGTCGAGGAGATCGCGGCGCAGCCCGCGTCGGGGCTGGACCTGCTCGCCGACGGGGTGCCGAGGATCGTGCGGGCGGGATGGGCGCTCGTCGTGCGCCACGACGACGGCGACATCACCCGACTCGCGTCCTCGACGGCGGCGCCGGAGGCACCGTTGGGCGAACTGCCGTGGCTGCCTCTGGAGCGCGCGACGGTGCTCGACGCCGAGGAGCCGTGGGTGCCGCGGATGTGGCGTGACCTCGGCACCGAACTCGCCGCGACACCGGTCGGCAAACCCGACCGCGCTCTGCTGGTCGGCAGGCCGGGCGGCCCGATGTTCCGCGCCGCCGAGGTGGCGCGCCTCGCGCACCTCGCGGGCATCGTGGCGGTGGTCCTGGACAGCTGACACCGTGTCCGCACCTGATGCACGCGTGTTGGCACCCTGCGTATGTGTGTTGGCAGCTTGTGCACACGTATCGGCACTTAGTGCACACGTGTCCGCACCCTGCGACCGCATGCCAGCACCCTGCGTACTGTGTCCGCTCTCTGCGAGCACAGGTCAGCACAGGGCGGACACGGTCAGAGTTCCTTGGTGAACGCCACCAGCGGAAGTCCCGAGGGTGTGTGCCAGTCGCGAGAGGGAACGCGCTCGAAGCCGAGGCGTTCGTAAAGGCGGTGCGCCGCTGTCATCGTGTCGAGGCTGCACAGCACCATGCGCTTCGCGCCACGATCGGCGGCCAACTCCATCGCCGCCCGCGTCAACGCCTCCCCCACACCGCGCCCCCTGGCGTGCTCGGGCACGGCGACCATGCGCAACTCCGCCTCGCCCTCACCGCACATCTCGGCCAGCGCGGAACCTGCCTCGGCCACGGTGGCCGTGCCCACCAGCTCGTCGGCGCCATCGACGGCAACGAGAAGGTGGGCGTGCTCGGCGCGCCGCGCGGCGTCGCGCAGCGACCGCGTGTACACCTGGCCGTCGGGGTCGTCGAGATAGCCGTTCACCCGGTACGCGGCAACGGTCATCTCACCCACTTCGGTGATCTCCTCCGGCCGCGCCACGCGCACGACGATGTCAGTCATATCTTTCCCGTTTCCTCTCGACGTCGGACACACATGCCACACCTGCGAGCACATGTGCAAGAAGTGCCAACACACGTGCACAAGGTGCGGACACGCGTGCAGGAAGTGCGGACACGGCGTCAGTCCGGTGGGTTCTCCGCCACCTCGCGCGCGGCCTCGGGACCGTCGTCGAGCAGCACGCGGAAGCCGTCTTCGTTCAGCACAGGCACCTTGAGCTGAATCGCCTTGTCGTACTTCGAGCCCGGCGCGTCGCCCACCACGACGAACGCCGTCTTCTTCGACACAGAGCCCGCGGCCTTGCCCCCGCGAACCATGATCGCTTCCTTCGCCTCGTCGCGGGAGAACTCGTTGAGCGAGCCCGTGACGACGATCGACAGACCTTCGAGGTGACGAGGGACAGAGGTGTCGCGCTCGGCCTCCATGCGCACCCCGGCACGACGCCACTTCTCCACGATCTCGCGATGCCAGTCGATCGCGAACCACTCCCGCACGGCATGCGCGATGGTGGGGCCGACGCCGTCAACGTCGGCGAGGCGTTGCTCGTCGGCGGCGTCGATGGCATCGACCGATCCGAACTCGCGCGCGAGCGCCTGCGCCGCCGTCGGGCCCACATGCCGGATCGACAACCCGACCAGCACCTTCCACAACGGACGGTCCTTCGCCGAGTCGAGGTTGTCGAGCAGCCGCCTGCCGTTGGCCGACAGCGCGCCGGCCTTGGTGACGAACAGATCGACCCGCGACAGCTTCTCCTCGTCGAGATCGAACACGTCACCCTCGTCCGTGATCACACCGGACTGGAGCAACGCACCCGCGGCCTCGTACCCGAGCACCTCGATGTCGAACGCACCCCGGCCGGCGAGGTGGAACAGCCGTTCCCGCAGTTGAGCGGGACACGACCGCGCGTTCGGGCACCGGATATCGACGTCGCCTTCCTTCTCGTACCGCAGCGGGGTGCCGCATTCGGGGCAGTGGGTGGGCATGACGAACTCGCGTTCCGACCCGGTGCGCACGTCCACGACGGGGCCGAGAACCTCGGGAATCACGTCGCCTGCCTTGCGGATCACCACGCGGTCGCCGATGAGGACGCCCTTGCGTTTGACCTCCTCCGCGTTGTGCAGTGTCGCCATCGCGACTGTGGAACCGGCGACTTTCACCGGCTCCATGACGGCGTACGGCGTGACCCTGCCCGTGCGGCCGACGTTGACCCGGATGTCGAGCAGCGTCGTGTTGGCTTCTTCGGGCGGGTACTTGTAGGCGATGGCCCAGCGGGGAGCCCGCGACGTCGCGCCGAGCCTCCGTTGCAGCGCCACGTCGTCCACCTTGATGACGACGCCGTCGATCTCGTAGGAGGCGTCGTGCCGGTGCTCTCCCCAGTAGCGGATGTGCTCGACGAGCCCCTCTGGCGAGTCGATCACCTTGCTGTACTCGGACACGGGCAGCCCCCACGCCGCCAGCGCGTCGTACGCCTCCGACTGGCGCACCGGGTCGAACCCCGAGCGCCTGCCGAGGCCGTGGCAGATCAGCCGGAGCGGCCTTGTGCGGGTGACCTTGGGGTCCTTCTGCCTCAGCGAACCGGCGGCGGCGTTGCGCGGGTTGGCGAACGGCGACCTGCCCGCGGCCACGAGCTGGGCGTTGAGGTCGGCGAACTCCTCGACCCGGAAATACACCTCGCCGCGCACCTCGACGAGGTCTGGCACGTCGAACCCGGCCGTGGCCGTCAGCGTGTCCGGCACGTCCTGCAACGTCCGGACGTTGAGTGTGACGTCTTCCCCTGTCCGGCCGTCGCCCCTGGTGAGCGCTCGGGTGAGCCTGCCCTTCTCGTACAGGAGGTTGACGGCCAGGCCGTCCACCTTGAGTTCGCAGAGATACCGGGTGCCCCCGCCGATCTCCCTCTCGACCCGCTCGATCCAGGCCATGAGCTCGTCGAGGTCGAACGCGTTGTCGAGGCTCAGCATGCGTTCGAGGTGGTCGTAGGCGTTGAACTCCGTGGAGAACATGCCGCCGACCTGCTGGGTGGGCGAGTCGGGCGTGACGAGCGCGGGATGCTCGGCCTCAAGGCTCTCCAGCTCGCGCAGCTTCCGGTCGAACTCGGCGTCGGAGATCGTGGGCGCGTCCAGCACGTAGTACCGGAACTGGTGGCCCCGGACTTCGTCCGCCAGCGCGGTGTGCCGCTCCCGCACCTCGACGGGCACGTCCTTGATGTCCTCGATATCGGCGCCGCCCACGGCCTCCCGGGCGCTGCCCTCGACCGAGCCGGCCTCGGCCAGCTCGTCGCTCGCCGCCAGGTCCTCAGTGCTCACAGCAGAGCAGCCTAGTGCGCCTCTCCGACATTTCCGGCCAGGCCGAGCACCAGGTCGCGCAGTTCACCGAGGGTGACGGTGCGCTGCGGTGGCGCCACCGCGGTCTCGACGCGGCGCAGGCGCTCGCCCGCGAGCCGCTCACCGAGCGCGGCGTCCAGCGGCAGGAACGTCATCGCGGTGCGTTCGGCCTCCCCGAGCTCGGCGAAGACAGGGTGATGCACGGCGACATCGACGACGCCCTCCGCCGCGTCCACCTGAGCCACCACCCGCACGTCCCCCAGCGCGATGCGGTGCGAGCCCAGATTGACCGTCACACCGGCGGGATCGGGCACCGGCGGCACGGAGTCGTGGAACTCCCAGATGGCGTCGTCAGGCGGGGCCGCTGCCTTCCAGGCGTCGGTGTACGGGCGCAGCACAGGGTCCTCCCTCCCGCTGACCACGAGCGCGTAGAGGGACCGTGTTCCGCGTTCGAGCGAGAACTGGAGATCGGGATGCACTGCGGCCACGGCGTCGCACAGCAACGTCTCCGCCGCCCTCGGATTATCCTCTCCGAGCGCGGCGCTGAGTTCGGGGAGCACGTCGTGCCAGTGGCGCCAGAACTCCCGCGCGGCCGCGTCCGGATCCTCGGGCGCGGGACGTTCGGGCCACGGGGTCCGTGGATCGACGGCAGGCTCGCCGATACCGCCGTGCCGGGCTCGCGGACGACGACGAAACGGTCGCATGCCTGCCACTACTACCAGCCCTCGACGGGCTCGACGAACGCTTTGCCCAGATCCCTCGCCAGGGAAAGGGCTCGCCGCACCCAGTCGTTGTCGGCCGAAGCCAGCCC comes from Saccharomonospora xinjiangensis XJ-54 and encodes:
- the ligA gene encoding NAD-dependent DNA ligase LigA, whose protein sequence is MSTEDLAASDELAEAGSVEGSAREAVGGADIEDIKDVPVEVRERHTALADEVRGHQFRYYVLDAPTISDAEFDRKLRELESLEAEHPALVTPDSPTQQVGGMFSTEFNAYDHLERMLSLDNAFDLDELMAWIERVEREIGGGTRYLCELKVDGLAVNLLYEKGRLTRALTRGDGRTGEDVTLNVRTLQDVPDTLTATAGFDVPDLVEVRGEVYFRVEEFADLNAQLVAAGRSPFANPRNAAAGSLRQKDPKVTRTRPLRLICHGLGRRSGFDPVRQSEAYDALAAWGLPVSEYSKVIDSPEGLVEHIRYWGEHRHDASYEIDGVVIKVDDVALQRRLGATSRAPRWAIAYKYPPEEANTTLLDIRVNVGRTGRVTPYAVMEPVKVAGSTVAMATLHNAEEVKRKGVLIGDRVVIRKAGDVIPEVLGPVVDVRTGSEREFVMPTHCPECGTPLRYEKEGDVDIRCPNARSCPAQLRERLFHLAGRGAFDIEVLGYEAAGALLQSGVITDEGDVFDLDEEKLSRVDLFVTKAGALSANGRRLLDNLDSAKDRPLWKVLVGLSIRHVGPTAAQALAREFGSVDAIDAADEQRLADVDGVGPTIAHAVREWFAIDWHREIVEKWRRAGVRMEAERDTSVPRHLEGLSIVVTGSLNEFSRDEAKEAIMVRGGKAAGSVSKKTAFVVVGDAPGSKYDKAIQLKVPVLNEDGFRVLLDDGPEAAREVAENPPD
- the gatC gene encoding Asp-tRNA(Asn)/Glu-tRNA(Gln) amidotransferase subunit GatC, with amino-acid sequence MSNISRDEVAHLARLARMAVTEEELDVFAGQLDQILDAVAKVAEVASDDIPPMSHAVPLTNTFRDDEIRPGLSQQEALAGAPAAEDGRFRVPRILGEEQ
- a CDS encoding GNAT family N-acetyltransferase, which encodes MTDIVVRVARPEEITEVGEMTVAAYRVNGYLDDPDGQVYTRSLRDAARRAEHAHLLVAVDGADELVGTATVAEAGSALAEMCGEGEAELRMVAVPEHARGRGVGEALTRAAMELAADRGAKRMVLCSLDTMTAAHRLYERLGFERVPSRDWHTPSGLPLVAFTKEL